A stretch of the Synechocystis sp. PCC 7338 genome encodes the following:
- a CDS encoding TldD/PmbA family protein has translation MNLATIKATLPELIGRYRSQADFISIRLEQSEGTQISLRGNQVETLSEGIAIGGQVRVCHQGGWGFASFNRWEQLRQRLEEAIAAARLIGDDETLLAPIDPVQQTFINPLTGKDPREISLADKKALCDHYNDLLRGTSDKITTTHVRYSDSQQTVLLATSEGTLLEQCWWDLEMRFAATAKDGNGVQVGRETTGSRRGYGDLENLDTVVQEAAKRAVKALTLPTVQGKIYPVVIDPILTGLFVHEAFGHLSEADMLYENPDFLEVMSLGRRFGPPELQIFDGAAPPGHRGSYGFDDEGVPATTTQLIKDGELVGRLHSRETAGKLGEQPTGNARCLNYHYPPIVRMTNTWIGRGATPVAHLLDGIEEGVYAQNWLGGMTNGEMFTFSAGEAWMIRNGQLAEPVKDVTLSGNVFKTLANIEAIADDFYWDESGGCGKGGQNGLAVGCGGPSLRIRNVVVGGDVA, from the coding sequence ATGAACTTAGCCACCATTAAAGCAACCCTGCCGGAACTAATTGGCCGTTACCGGTCCCAAGCGGACTTTATCAGTATCCGGTTGGAACAGTCTGAAGGCACCCAAATTAGCTTACGGGGTAACCAGGTGGAAACTCTCAGTGAGGGCATTGCCATTGGTGGCCAGGTGCGGGTTTGTCATCAAGGGGGCTGGGGCTTTGCCAGTTTTAATCGTTGGGAGCAGTTACGCCAAAGATTAGAAGAGGCGATCGCCGCGGCCCGGTTAATTGGGGACGATGAAACCCTGTTGGCTCCCATTGATCCAGTCCAGCAAACCTTTATTAATCCTTTGACGGGTAAAGACCCCCGTGAGATTAGTTTGGCTGATAAAAAAGCCCTCTGTGACCACTACAATGATCTGCTCCGGGGCACCAGCGATAAAATTACCACCACCCATGTGCGCTATAGCGACAGTCAACAAACGGTGTTGCTCGCCACTTCGGAAGGGACTTTGTTGGAGCAATGTTGGTGGGACTTGGAAATGCGTTTTGCCGCCACTGCAAAGGATGGCAATGGGGTGCAAGTAGGTAGGGAAACCACAGGCTCCCGCCGGGGCTATGGGGACTTGGAAAATTTAGATACCGTGGTACAGGAGGCGGCGAAACGGGCAGTGAAAGCGCTAACTTTGCCTACAGTACAGGGAAAAATTTATCCGGTGGTGATTGACCCAATTTTGACTGGGTTATTTGTCCACGAGGCCTTTGGCCATTTATCCGAAGCAGATATGCTCTACGAAAATCCCGACTTTTTGGAAGTGATGAGCTTGGGGCGACGCTTTGGCCCACCGGAGTTGCAAATTTTTGATGGGGCGGCCCCCCCAGGGCACCGTGGCAGTTACGGTTTTGACGACGAAGGGGTACCGGCCACCACCACCCAACTAATTAAAGACGGCGAGTTGGTGGGCAGACTCCACTCCCGGGAAACGGCAGGGAAGTTGGGGGAACAACCCACTGGTAATGCCCGCTGTTTGAATTACCACTATCCCCCCATTGTGCGCATGACCAATACGTGGATTGGCCGGGGAGCAACCCCTGTGGCCCATTTGTTAGACGGCATTGAGGAGGGGGTTTATGCCCAAAACTGGCTCGGGGGTATGACCAATGGGGAAATGTTCACCTTCAGCGCCGGGGAGGCTTGGATGATCCGTAATGGCCAGCTAGCAGAACCGGTTAAGGATGTGACCCTCTCTGGCAATGTCTTTAAAACCCTGGCTAACATCGAGGCGATCGCCGACGACTTTTATTGGGATGAGTCCGGGGGTTGTGGCAAAGGGGGCCAAAATGGCTTAGCCGTGGGTTGTGGTGGCCCAAGTTTACGCATCCGGAACGTGGTGGTGGGGGGCGATGTCGCCTAG
- the mnmA gene encoding tRNA 2-thiouridine(34) synthase MnmA: MTQKVVVGLSGGVDSSVAAALLHRQGHAVVGVTLWLMKGKGQCCSEGLVDAASICEQLGVPHEIVDTRDLFQNHIIDYLVQGYGEGVTPLPCSQCNKAVKFGPMLQYAQQSLGIDKIATGHYARIRFNEDSQRYELLRAVDRQKDQSYFLYDLSQEILAATLFPLGEQTKTVTRQLAAEFDLSTAEKKDSQDLCLIEAHGSMRDFLDKYIAPKAGEIVDLSGAVLGHHEGIHHYTIGQRKGLGIAAAEPLYVVKLDPVMNRVIVGDRQSAGSGECYVQRLNWVSIPEPTAPIRCEVQVRYRSAPVTVNAIPWDDQQIKLVFDEPQFGITPGQAAVFYDGDRVLGGGIICPQKSEKAGV; encoded by the coding sequence ATGACGCAGAAAGTAGTGGTGGGACTATCCGGTGGGGTAGATAGTTCGGTGGCGGCGGCCCTGTTGCACCGTCAAGGTCATGCCGTGGTGGGGGTGACTCTCTGGTTAATGAAGGGTAAGGGTCAGTGCTGTTCGGAAGGGCTGGTGGATGCTGCTTCTATCTGTGAGCAGTTGGGGGTACCCCACGAAATTGTTGATACTAGGGATTTATTCCAAAATCACATCATTGATTACCTGGTGCAGGGTTACGGCGAGGGCGTGACCCCACTGCCCTGTTCCCAATGTAATAAAGCCGTGAAGTTTGGTCCCATGTTGCAATACGCCCAACAGTCCCTTGGTATCGATAAAATTGCCACGGGCCATTATGCTCGCATTCGCTTCAACGAAGACAGTCAGCGCTATGAGTTATTGCGGGCGGTCGATCGCCAGAAGGATCAATCCTATTTTCTGTATGACCTGTCCCAGGAAATTTTGGCGGCGACCCTGTTTCCCCTGGGGGAACAAACCAAAACTGTGACCCGACAGTTGGCGGCGGAGTTTGACCTGAGCACAGCAGAGAAGAAGGATAGTCAGGATTTATGTCTGATTGAAGCCCATGGTTCCATGCGGGACTTCTTGGACAAGTACATTGCCCCCAAAGCGGGGGAAATTGTTGACCTGTCCGGAGCGGTGTTGGGACACCATGAAGGCATTCATCACTACACCATTGGCCAACGGAAGGGACTGGGCATTGCGGCCGCGGAACCGTTATACGTGGTTAAGCTCGATCCGGTGATGAATCGGGTTATTGTTGGCGATCGCCAGAGTGCGGGCAGTGGAGAATGCTACGTGCAAAGGTTAAATTGGGTGTCCATTCCCGAACCAACGGCCCCCATCCGCTGCGAGGTACAGGTGCGTTACCGTTCTGCTCCGGTGACGGTCAACGCCATTCCCTGGGACGACCAACAAATCAAACTGGTGTTTGACGAACCCCAATTTGGCATCACCCCCGGCCAGGCCGCTGTGTTCTACGATGGCGATCGGGTGCTAGGGGGAGGCATCATCTGCCCCCAAAAGTCGGAAAAAGCAGGGGTCTAG